From Sinorhizobium sp. B11:
GACGATCTGCGGCCACCCGCTGCGGCTGGACACCATGGTTTCCTCCGAAACCATGGAGATCAGGAAGTCGCGGCCGATTGAATCACGATACTGGCTGGCGGGAGAATCCCACAGGCAGCAGGAGCGCTTGAGCCGGTTCAAACCCACGGCCTTGATGAGATAGGCCTCGGTTGCAGCCGCAAACCGGCCGGAGACGCGGTATGTCGCCTCAAGCGGTTTGCCCTGCCGATCCGGGGCATAGTTGCAGCCAGCGAATTCGACATGAGCAGGCTTCCTCCTGATCTGCGCCAGGAAATCGCCGCAACCCTGCGCCGTCACCGGCGCGGGTGCGGACGCTGCCATCAGCGGTGGCGCAGCCATATTGCCGAGCGACCATATGGCAAGAAGACAAGCGGCAAACTTCATGACCAGCCCCGTCCGGACACCCGATGCCGGCATCGAGCCTTATAGCGGATAATCGGCTCGGGGACAGATATGCCGGTCAGGATGCGTAGCGGCTGAACACGAAGTCGCGGTCCTTGACGACCGAGTGACAGGTAAAACATGCTTCGGGCATTGCTTTTGCGGAGGGCTTGCCGTCGTCAAACTCGACATATCCCCAGCCGCCTGTCG
This genomic window contains:
- a CDS encoding DUF4952 domain-containing protein, whose translation is MKFAACLLAIWSLGNMAAPPLMAASAPAPVTAQGCGDFLAQIRRKPAHVEFAGCNYAPDRQGKPLEATYRVSGRFAAATEAYLIKAVGLNRLKRSCCLWDSPASQYRDSIGRDFLISMVSEETMVSSRSGWPQIVVFEITVETFTEDM